One Anastrepha obliqua isolate idAnaObli1 chromosome 6, idAnaObli1_1.0, whole genome shotgun sequence DNA window includes the following coding sequences:
- the LOC129250359 gene encoding putative nuclease HARBI1: MWNIPNCVGAIDGKHVAIKCPAKSSSMYYNYKKFFSIVLMAVCDAKYTFTAVSIGSYGSQSDGVIFQLSSFGQNLMQNTLPLPPPARISMESPQPLPHFFVGDAAFPLRTNLMRPYPSFNLPRTKRIFNYPLSRARRVIENSLGILTARWRILRTAIECDPKNSEKVVLACIVLHNFIILNDFQRYCPENYVDRQEPGNIVHCGEWRREINSESSLPRIRTTIRRASTNAFNIRDRLADYFINEGALPYQDDIDLSIGGPYI, translated from the exons atgtgGAACATTCCAAATTGTGTTGGCGCAATCGATGGCAAGCATGTTGCAATCAAATGTCCAGCCAAGTCAAGTTCGATGTATtacaactacaaaaaattctttagcATCGTTCTGATGGCCGTTTGTGATGCCAAGTATACTTTCACTGCAGTAAGCATCGGGAGTTATGGTAGTCAGAGTGACGGag tCATTTTTCAACTTTCATCGTTTGGACAGAACTTGATGCAAAATACTTTGCCACTACCGCCTCCCGCGCGTATATCTATGGAATCGCCTCAACCATTACCACATTTTTTCGTTGGTGATGCTGCATTCCCATTGAGAACAAACTTGATGCGTCCATATCCAAGTTTTAACTTACCAAGAACCAAGCGGATTTTTAATTATCCCCTTTCAAGAGCGCGTAGAGTAATAGAGAACAGCCTTGGAATATTAACGGCGCGATGGAGAATTCTTCGCACCGCGATTGAATGTGACcctaaaaattccgaaaaagtAGTGCTAGCCTGCATTgttttacacaattttataattttaaacgaTTTCCAACGGTATTGCCCTGAAAATTATGTTGATCGACAAGAACCAGGCAACATTGTTCATTGTGGGGAATGGCGACGAGAAATTAATAGCGAATCGTCATTACCACGTATACGGACTACAATTCGGAGAGCCTCAACAAATGCATTTAATATCCGCGATAGGCTTGCTGATTATTTCATAAATGAAGGAGCTTTACCATACCAAGATGACATAGACCTTTCCATTGGCGGACCCTACATATAA